A region of the Sphingobium sp. HWE2-09 genome:
GGCCGTTCCAGTCGAGCGGCAGGCGCAGGTGGAATTTGATGGCGTAGTTTTGGCCGTCCAACCCCTTGCGTTCGGCCATGACGGCGCGGATGTCGCAATGGGCCTTGAGCGGCGTCACGGCATCATATTGGAAGCCGCGTGGGACGGGCTTTGGCGCTGGCCCTTCCGCCACGAAGTCGGCGCTGACGACGCGGGTAGAGGTGTCGGGCCAATGGCCGCGGAGCGTCGTGGCGAAGGCGGCGCAGCGGGCGCTGTCCGGGGTGGCAGCAGAGGCAGGTGTTGATGCGGCGACGATCGCTGCGAGGGCGGAGGCCGTGAGCCAGTAAACAGGGCGGATCATGGTTGCGATTCCTGCAAAGCGTTCTGGCCGATGACGATCGCACCCAGCGGCCCTGCCTCGCGACCAAGCGCCGGTGGCACGATGAGGCTTTGCAGGGCGTCAAGATCCAGACCCGCCAGATAGCCACCAAGATTGTCGGCGACCGCGACGCGGATGCGAGCGAGCAGGGCGGGGCGGTTGTCGAGCACGCCGCCGCCGATCACCAGACGCTGGGGCGAGAAGCAGAGGATGAGCATCGCGACCCATTCGCCCAGTTCGGTCGCGACGCTGTGCCATAAAGGATCGTCGTCGGGCACGTCGGCCAGAGGGCGGTCGGTCCGCGCCGCCAGTGCGGGGCCGCCGATCAGCCCTTCCAGGCAATCACCATGGGTGGGGCATGCGCCCGCGAAGGTATCGCCGGGCGTACGGCGGATGCGCATATGGCCTGCTTCGGGATGGAGGCGACCATGGACGGCCTTGCCATCCACGACGATGCCCAGCCCTACGCCGGTGCCGATCGTGGCGTAGGCATGGACCGCGCAGCCGGTCGCCGCGCCCCATCGCCCCTCCGCCAGGGCTGCGCCCGCCACGTCCGTATCAATGCCCACCGGAATGACAAAGCGACTGGCGAAATGGCCATAAACATCGACGCCCGCCCAGCCGGGCTTGGGCGTATTTTCCATATGGCCGAAATGCGGATTGGCGCGGTCGAGGCAAAGCGGGCCGAAGCTGCCGATGCCGATCGCGGCGAAGGGCGTTCCCCGCCGCCAGCCGTCCAAAGCGGCGGAAATATCGTCGAGCGTTTCTGGTCCCCGCGTCGGCCAACGGCTTTGGTGCAGGATCGTGCGGCCCCGCGCCAATGTGGCGATGCATTTGGTGCCGCCCAATTCTATTCCGGCGATCAGGGTGTCGGTATCGGTCAGGCCAGCCATGCGCGTTCTCCGTCCAGCATGATCTGCAGCTCGGGCGCAGGAGTGCCGCCGAAATGCGCGCGCGTTTGCGCTGCATCGACCGGCGGGTCCGTCAGCCCGATCAGATCGACGAAACTTTGCACGCACAGGTCGGGCAAGACCAGCCAGCTATAGGCCTGATAGGGCGCGGCTGGCGGATTGCCGAAGACGAGGCCCGACCCGTTGAGCGGACGCCATGGGCCGAACAGGCTGTCGGCAACCATGCCATAAAGTCCAGTTGGACCAACGGGGCCGGAGGACGCGAACACCTTCGTCTGGGTAGACCAGAAGAGATAATAGAGGCCGTCGCGCAGGATGACATGCGGCCGTTCCAGTTCGTTGTTCAGGCCGTCGGCATCGATCAACGGCGGCAGGATGTGCCATTTGCCGTCGGTGGCACGCCGGGCGATGCCGACCGCGCCGTTCCACGCCGATATGGACTGGGCGAGCGATCCGGCGAAGAGAAGATAGTCCGCGCCATCGGCGGGATCGCGAAAATAAGCGGGGTCGCGAAACGCCTTGATCGATCCGATCGCGCCACCGCCGGTCATGTCACCGGTGTAATGCACGTCGTCGGGGGCGACGCATTGGGTGGGCATGGTCCAGGGGAACAGGGTGATGGCGTCGTTTTCCACCGACAGGCGCGCTCTGGTCTGGAACAGCCTCTGGACGAAGCTGGTTTCGGTTTCGCCCCGGACACCGGCGACAGTGTAATAGAGGGTGATCGCCCCGCCATCTGGAGACAGGATAGCCGAGCCGGACCATTCCCGGCTGCCCGGCGAAAGACCGTCTGGCAGCACTGGTCCCAGATCATGCCAGTCCGCGCCGACGCGATGCAGCAGGCGCATGCGGGCCACGGCATGGCGTACGTCCGGGTCGGGCAGGATCGGTGCGGACAGGGCGATGAACAGCGTGCCGCCCGCGATCTCCGCCGGATGGCCGTCTATGCGCTGGACCGGCCAATAGTCCCACAGGTCAAGCGTGTCGATGACTCGCGGCTGATGCGCGATGAGGGGCGCGTAGCTGGCCGATGCCACGTCGATGCGCGTCACGTCCTGGGCGGTCCAGCGGGTGGCGGCGATGGCGTCGCTCATGCAGCGATGCGCCCGAAGGTCACGACCTTCGCCAAGGCGTGCAGTCCCTGGCGAAGGTCCGACGTCCGCCATGCGGGGAGGGCCGCGGGCGACGTGTGGGCTGTGGGGAAGGCGCGGGAGGTGCACTGATCCACGGGTGCGCGGTTGCCGGTTCGGGCGTCGCGCCGCTGCTTCAGTGATGAAGCATCCCATATCGAAAGCTGCGCCCGCACCATCGCCCCCTAATCTCACGTCTTCTTCGTTGACTGACGGTTATAGGCAATAACAAACGTTTGCAAGAATAAATGCAAACGTTAGCAATGGCCTTTTGCAAAGCTATGAATTTCTGATCAGACCGTTCAGGCGGAGGCGCGCTGGACCAAGGTAGGGGGCAGGGTGATGGACCGGGTGCCCTGTCCCGCCATGCGTTCGAACAGCAGGTCGACCATCATGCGCGCGCCCAGCGCGACATCCTGCCGGATCGTGGTGAGCGACGGCGTCGTCTGACCCGCTATGAAAACATCGTCATAGCCGATGACGGCAATGTCTTCGGGCACGCGCAGGCCATGATCGGCGATGGCGCGCAGGGCGCTGAGCGCGATGACGTCGGATGCGGCGAAAATGCCGTCGGGGGTGGGGGCATCGCGCATATAGTCGCGGATCGTGGCATAGGCGGCTTCGGGCGTGACGTGGGTGGGCAGGACGAAGCCAGGCGCCGCTTTTGCCTGTGCGATGGCGTGATTGAACCCGGCGAAGCGGGCTTCGAACTCCGGCACGTCCGGATTGCCGAGGAAGGTCAGTCGCTTGCGCCCGGTGGACAGGAGATGCTGGGCGGCGAGGCGGCCGCCTTCGAAATTGTCGGACCCCACCGTCATCTGCTGGTAGCCATTGACCGATGCGCCCCAGACAATGAGCGGCGCGTAGCTGGCGGACACCTGCTCGATCGCGTCGATCTGGTTGGATTGGCCGACGATGATGACGCCGTCGACCTTGCCGGAATCCACGAACGCCTGCAGCCAGCGATCGTCCGAGGGAATGACACGGGATAGGAGAAGGTCATAGTGCCGATCGGCCAGCGTGTCGGCGAGCGAGGCAATCAGGCTCATGAAGAAGGGGTCGGTCAGATGCTGTTCGGTTTCATGACCCAGCGGCAGGACCACGCCGACCGCTCCCGTCCGCCCGAGCCGGAAATTGCGCGCGGCGACGTTGATCTGAAAATCATGGTCGCGGGCAAGCTGCTTGATCCGATCGCGGGTGGCTTTGGCGACGAGGGGGTTGTCCGCGAGCGATCGGGACACGGTGGATATGGACACGCCCGCAAGCGCTGACAGATCGGCGAGGTTGGAGGCTTTGTGGCGTTTCATCTGCATATTCCAAAGCGGCTATCACGTATCTCCACGGACTTTGCGATATACCGATGGCGTCAGTGCTAGGGATAGCCCCCATCATATACAAGCTGCGGGCGATACCGAAATGGGTGGAACAGCCGGTCAGGCTCAAAATGAAAGACAGGAAAGCCGCAGCGCATCCAGGAAGATGACGTCAAAATTACCGCTGTTGCCTTTGCGCCCGTGTATCCGCAGATAGGCTGGCAGAGTGATTGGCGAACCTCAGTCTTTATCGCCGTTTCCGAATAGGCGCTTGTCGATATAGGTTATGCGGCAGGCCAGATCCGCTTCCCCCGACGCCACGATATAATGGTCGCCATCATCCACGATGCCGGTCGTAAACACGATGTCGCGCAGGTACATCTGATGCTCCAGCGGTTGCGTCAGCACCGCATTGGCTTCCAGCAATGGCTTGTGATCGGTGCGCAGCACGATGGCGGGATCGTCCCGGTCGAGCAGCGACCAGTAGGTGCGATAAATACCGGCTATCCCCCCTGGCTCCACGCCATGCCACAGGGTCAGCCATCCATCCGCCGTCAGGATTGGCGGCGCGCCGCCCCCGATCCGCACGGTTGCGTTGGTTGCCGCATGGGGGCGAATACCAGGTTTGCGATAGGGTTTCCAGAAGCGCCCATCAGGCGAGGTCGCCAGATTGATCGACGGCCCCGGTCGCCAGTTGCTACCGGGCGGATAGGCGAAATAGAGGTCGCCCAATGGCCGCGTCTGCGCCCAATACTGCCCATCGATCCTGCCTTCGAAGATCAGCATGTCCTTATTCTGGTGATCGAGCACTATGTCCTCGAAACGCCAGTCCAGCCCATTGTCCGATACATAGAGCGTGGTACAATGCCGTTCCGGGCTGACCGAACAGGTGGTCATCAGCCATTCGTCCCCGACGCGGCTGATGCGCGCGTCTTCGATGCCATAGCATTGGAAATCATGCTCCGGTACGATCGCCCGGTCATAATGCACCGCCACCACCGACAGGCCGTCCGGCGTCAGTTCCACAGGCAGCAACCATGACAGAGACGTGAGCGCCAGAACGTCCCAACCCTGCCCCTTGACGGAGAAGGTGCGCGGGTCGGACATCTCGACCGTATCGAGCGGCCAGGCATCGAGCTGGTATCCGCCATCTTCCCACCGCACCGCATGAATATGCCCGTCCCAAATCGGGGTGCGCAGCGCTTCGGCGATCCGGACCATCAGCAACAGGTTGCCGTTGGCAAGCCGCGTCAGCCCCGGATTGAACGCGCCCAGAATATAGGTTTCCGCGTCCAGCTTTCCCGCCAGCGGCGACCGGGCAAGATCCACATCATCAGGCACGAAGACCAGCTGGTCGATCATAATGTTCATTCCTGATCCAACATGCGCGGCACGATGGTCAGCTGCTGTACCACGGCCCGGCGCGGCTGGCTCAGCAGATAATGGACGCCGACGGCGATATCCTCGGCCCGCAACATCGTTTCCTCGGCGATCATCTTACGCTGCTTGTCGGCCGGAATGTCGGGATATTGGAAGTCGGCGCCGGTCTTCCCCGGCTCGACCAGCGACACCTTGATCCCCTTGGGGCCAAGTTCGCGGCGTAGCGCTTCGGCAAAACCGGCGATGCCAGCCTTGATCCCGGCATAGACCGTGGACCCCGGCCCCAACACATGCGCGCTCATCGATCCGATCAGTACGATATCCCCGCTTTCGCCCAGCGTCTCCACCGCTGCATGGGCGCTCATCACATAGGCGGTGAAATCGACCGCCAGCGCATAACGCACCTCCGCTGCGCTCATGTCGCTCAGCCCTTGCGCGGGCACGGCCGCGTTGATGACGACGATATCGACCCCGCCCAGATAATCGCCCGCCGCCGCCATGAACCGAGGGACTGCGCCGTCATCGGCAAGGTCGATCGCCATGCCGTCGCCTTTTCCCACTTCACGGATGCGCGCCAGGGCATCGTCCAGATGTTCAGGCGTCCGGCCGCAGATGAACACGTCCACCCCCTCGCTCGCCAACAAGACCGCGATCGCGCGGCCGATGCCGGTGGTGCCGCCCGTAATGATGGCGCGTTTGCCTGTAAGCGGCGGCTGATCGGTGTGGGCGTCGGCGCTATCCGTCATGCGGCATCCTCATTGTTGCTGGCGATGTCGCTGTAATTCCCCGCTGCCGCTGAAGTTGCGCGACGCTGTTGGCATCGCGAAATTTCATTGCGTGTAACAGAGCGGCAACTTTTTGGATGTCCGCACGTTAAGCGTTGGTACGTCAGCGGTGTATCGCCCTTCATGCCCGCCAAGGCAGCTAAGGGTTCGTCACCTCCTCAGAAAGATCGCTTATGTCGCATGTGCCTGTGGACAAGGAAATTGTGCCTGCGCCGCTTCACCGTATAGCGCTCATCGGCAATTCCATGCCCAGGCGCTGCGGCATCGCGACTTTCACTACCCATTGCCGCGACGCCATGGCGGAAGCCTTCCCAAACCTCATTGTCGATCATTATGCGATGGATGACGGGCGCGGCGAGATCGATTATCCGGCCGACGTCATCCGCATTCCCCAATTCGATGCGATCGCTTATTCCGAAGCCGCACGCCGGATCGAAGAAAGCGGCGCGGAGGCGATCTGGCTCCAGCATGAATTCGGCATATTCGGTGGCCCAGCGGGCGATATGATCCTGGGCCTGCTGGACCGCACCAATCTGCCGCTCGTCAGCACATTCCACACGATCCTGGAAAGCCCCAATCCGCATGAGCGCCGCGTCGCCGACGCGCTCATCGCTCGCTCCAGCCAGATCATGGTCATGGCGCAGCGGGGTCGCGATATCCTCTTGTCCCATTATGATGTGCCCGACAGCAAGATCGCCGTCATTCCTCATGGCGTGCCCGACCGGCCCCATGTCGATCCCGAAACCGTGAAGCCGCTTTTTGGCTGGCAGAACCGTCCCGTCATCCTGACCTTCGGCCTGCTCGCGCCGGACAAGGGCATCGACGTCATGATCCGCGCGATGCCGGACGTGGTCACCCGGCATCCCGATGCGCTTTACGTCGTGCTGGGCGCGACCCACCCCAATATCGTGCGCGAACAGGGCGGCGAAGTGCTGCGTGACGAGTTGAAGGCGCTTGCCTGCTCGCTGGGGGTCGAGCGCAATGTCGCCTTTGTCGATCGCTATGTCGAACAGGAAGAGTTGCTCGATCAGCTTCAGGCCGCCGACATCTACGTCACGCCCTATCTCAATCCAGCGCAGGTGACATCGGGGACGCTCAGCTACGCGGTGGGCATGGGCAAGCCGATCGTCTCCACGCCTTATGTGCAGGCGCGCGAAGTGCTGGGCAGCGATGTCGGTTGCCTCGTCCCCTTCCGCGATCCGCAGGCGATGGCGCAGGCGCTGATTGCTCTGCTCGATGACAAGGTGCTGAGCGATACCCATGCGACCCGTGCCTATGCCTATGGCCGCACCATGATCTGGAGCGAACTGGCCCGTAATGTCGAACGGCTGCTGAGCGAAGCGCGCGCCATCCAGCCCGCCCGGCTCATTCCCCGTCGAAGCTATGACATACTCGCGCCGGACCTTAGCGCCGTGCTGCGCATGAGCGATGCGACTGGCATGTTCCAACATGGCATCCTGTCCGTGCCTGATCGCCGCCATGGCTATTGCATTGATGACAATGCACGCGCCCTCATCCTGATGAGCCAGATGCCAGCCTTGGATGACAAGCTGCGCGACCAGTGGATGACGACTTACGCCGCCTTCGTTCAATATGCCTGGAACCCGGATCGCAGCAGCTTCCGCAATTTCATGGCGTTCGACCGTAGCTGGTGCGAGGATGCCGGGTCGGAAGATAGTTGCGGGCGCGCCGTCTGGTCGCTCGGCGTTACCGCACGCGACGCGCAATTCGAAAAACATCGGCGGTGGGCCATGGCCTTGTTCGACCATAGCATGGTCGCCCATCGCGCGCTTGGCTCGCCACGGTCGAAGGCGTTCCTGATCCTGGGCGCCAGTGCCATACTGGATGCATCGCCCGGCCACGGCTTGGCGCGGGAGATGATCGGAACCCTGTCGGCGGACCTGATGACGCTTCATGCCACCAAGTCCGAATGGACATGGTTCGAAGATGTGCTGGCCTATGACAATGCCCGCTTGCCGCAGGCTTTGCTGCTGGCAGGCCAGCATCTAGGCGATAAGCGCATCATCGATCGCGGCGTGGCGACGCTCGACTGGCTGACCGACAAGCAAACCGCGCCGGAGGGGCATTTTCGCGCCATCGGCACCGAAAGTTTCGGCCGCGCCTTCGGCCATCCACTGCCCTTTGATCAGCAGCCGCTCGAAGCGCAGGCCAGTGTCGAGGCTGCCGCTACTGCCTATGGCGTGACGAAGGATGCGCGCTGGCTTTCTGTCGCGGACAATGCCTATCGCTGGTTCCTGGGCCAGAACGACAATCATATGCCGCTCGCCACCGTTGCGGACGGCGGCTGTTATGATGGCCTGACCCCTCATGGCGTGAATGAAAATCAGGGGGCGGAATCGATATTGGCGCTGCAACTGGCATCCTGCGCGATGAATGCCATGTCCAACCGGCAGTATATCATTCCCAAAGGCGATAATCGCGATATAGAGATGCTGTCGGCCTGATTGTCGCAACATGGGATAGTCTGTTTTTGTCTGAAATCGATGCACTGCCGATCCACCTGACGGCCAACCCTGCCAGAGTTGTCGTCCGGCCGTTCCACCTTGCCTGGCAGTCGAAAGGCGGCGCGCCCAGCCGCACCCGTCGCATCGTCGATGCTGTGCTGGCGATGGACGAGATATCGGTCGAGCGACAGCTCAAGGCCGTATTGCACGACTTCGAAACGCGCCATTGGCACACGCGCCGCGTCTTCATGACGCGCTATGACGAAATCGTGCACCTGCTCCAGCTGGATTGCACGGGTCTCAGCGAAGCCCGCCGCCAGCTGCTCGGCGCGTACTTCTGCCATGAATATAGCTATTGCGCGGCGGCGCTCATGAACCCCAGCGTCGTGCCGCATCCCGACCAGTCGGGCATGAGTCGGGATAGCTGCCGCATCCTGATCTCACTGCGCGCCGTCGGAGAGGGGCATATCAGTTCGATCGCCTTTCGGGAGGGGATCATCACCCATGGCGGCGAATTGCACTTGGCGCCCGAACCGCCCTTCGCCACCGCCGCCGACGCGCATCGGGACGAGGATCATCCCGTCGATGGCGCGGTCACCATCTTCCGCCATCCCGACAGCACCTTGTCGGGCACCGTCATCTTCCCGATTACGGAGGCGCAGGCCAATGGGCTGGAGGATTTGCGGCTCGTCAAATTCCATCATGAGGATGATGCGCCCGAATGGCTCGGCACCTACACCGCCTATAATGGCCGGGCGATCCAGTCCGAACTGATGCGCACGCGCGATTTCCGCACCTTCGATCTCGTCCCGATGGAAGGCAGCGCCGCGCGCAACAAGGGCATGGCCCTGTTCCCGCGCAAAGTCGGCGGTAAATATATGATGATCGGGCGGCAGGACGGGGAAAATCTCTTCCTGATCACATCCGACCGACTCACCCGTTGGGATGAAGGCGAACTGCTGCTGACCCCGCGCTATCCATGGGAACTGGTGCAGATCGGCAATTGCGGCGCACCTATCGAAATCGATGAAGGCTGGCTGCTCCTGACCCATGGCGTCGGCGCCATGCGGCAATATTCGATCGGCGCGGTGCTGCTGGACAAGGATGATCCCAGCAAAGTCATCGCCCGCTCGCGCGAACCCGTGCTGACCGCATCGGGCGACGAGCGAGAGGGCTATGTGCCCAACGTCGTCTATACCTGCGGCGCGATGCGGCACGGCAACAATATCTTCCTCCCCTATGGCATAGCCGACAGTTCCGTGGCTTTTTCCTTCGTGCCGATCAGCGACATGCTCGACCTGATGGATTGACGGTCCAAGCGATCGCGAGTTTTTGCTAGGCTAGGGTTCCGAACGCCCAAATTTTGCTGGCATAAATGATAGTAATTGTCGGAGTAATTGGATATCCGATGGCGCTTGATGACAAGCGGCATGGAGAGAGCGCCGATGAGGATGATCACAATCGCGACAGCGCTGGCGGCACTGGCGCTTCCTGCACCGCTGCTGGCGCAGTCGGCGCCGGTCAAGGTGACGATAGCGGCCGATGGCACTGGTCCGAAAATCGACCGCAATATCTTCGGCCAGTTCGCCGAAAATCTTGGCTCCGGCATTTATGGCGGCGTTTGGGTCGGTGAAAATTCGTCCATCCCCAATGTGCGCGGTATCCGAACCGATGTCGTCACAGCCTTGAAGGCCTTGAAAGTACCTAGCGTCCGTTGGCCCGGGGGCTGTTTCGCCGACGAATATCATTGGCGCGACGGGGTCGGCCCGCGTGCCAAGCGGGCGGTGACCGTCAATGGCAGCTGGGGCAACGCGCTGGAGAAAAATGATTTCGGCACGGACGAGTTTTTCGACTTCATCAACCAGATCGGGTCCGAAGCCTATATCTCCGTCAATATGGGATCGGGCAGCGTCAAGGAGGCGGCCGACTGGTTCGCCTATATGACCGCCGATGCAGGCACCACGGCAGGGGCCGAACGCGCTGCCAATGGTCATCCCGAACCCTATCGCGTCAAATTTTTAGGGATCGGCAATGAAAGCTGGAGCTGCGGCGGCGCCTATAGCGCAACCGCTTATGTCGATGAGATGAAGCGCTATGCCCGGTTCGTGCGCAACCTCAATCTCAAGCAGCAGGGCACGGACAATCCCGCTGGCGGCTCGGTTGCGGGCGCCGATCCGAT
Encoded here:
- a CDS encoding ROK family protein, with translation MAGLTDTDTLIAGIELGGTKCIATLARGRTILHQSRWPTRGPETLDDISAALDGWRRGTPFAAIGIGSFGPLCLDRANPHFGHMENTPKPGWAGVDVYGHFASRFVIPVGIDTDVAGAALAEGRWGAATGCAVHAYATIGTGVGLGIVVDGKAVHGRLHPEAGHMRIRRTPGDTFAGACPTHGDCLEGLIGGPALAARTDRPLADVPDDDPLWHSVATELGEWVAMLILCFSPQRLVIGGGVLDNRPALLARIRVAVADNLGGYLAGLDLDALQSLIVPPALGREAGPLGAIVIGQNALQESQP
- a CDS encoding glycoside hydrolase family 68 protein, which gives rise to MSDAIAATRWTAQDVTRIDVASASYAPLIAHQPRVIDTLDLWDYWPVQRIDGHPAEIAGGTLFIALSAPILPDPDVRHAVARMRLLHRVGADWHDLGPVLPDGLSPGSREWSGSAILSPDGGAITLYYTVAGVRGETETSFVQRLFQTRARLSVENDAITLFPWTMPTQCVAPDDVHYTGDMTGGGAIGSIKAFRDPAYFRDPADGADYLLFAGSLAQSISAWNGAVGIARRATDGKWHILPPLIDADGLNNELERPHVILRDGLYYLFWSTQTKVFASSGPVGPTGLYGMVADSLFGPWRPLNGSGLVFGNPPAAPYQAYSWLVLPDLCVQSFVDLIGLTDPPVDAAQTRAHFGGTPAPELQIMLDGERAWLA
- a CDS encoding LacI family DNA-binding transcriptional regulator, with amino-acid sequence MKRHKASNLADLSALAGVSISTVSRSLADNPLVAKATRDRIKQLARDHDFQINVAARNFRLGRTGAVGVVLPLGHETEQHLTDPFFMSLIASLADTLADRHYDLLLSRVIPSDDRWLQAFVDSGKVDGVIIVGQSNQIDAIEQVSASYAPLIVWGASVNGYQQMTVGSDNFEGGRLAAQHLLSTGRKRLTFLGNPDVPEFEARFAGFNHAIAQAKAAPGFVLPTHVTPEAAYATIRDYMRDAPTPDGIFAASDVIALSALRAIADHGLRVPEDIAVIGYDDVFIAGQTTPSLTTIRQDVALGARMMVDLLFERMAGQGTRSITLPPTLVQRASA
- a CDS encoding glycosidase, producing MIDQLVFVPDDVDLARSPLAGKLDAETYILGAFNPGLTRLANGNLLLMVRIAEALRTPIWDGHIHAVRWEDGGYQLDAWPLDTVEMSDPRTFSVKGQGWDVLALTSLSWLLPVELTPDGLSVVAVHYDRAIVPEHDFQCYGIEDARISRVGDEWLMTTCSVSPERHCTTLYVSDNGLDWRFEDIVLDHQNKDMLIFEGRIDGQYWAQTRPLGDLYFAYPPGSNWRPGPSINLATSPDGRFWKPYRKPGIRPHAATNATVRIGGGAPPILTADGWLTLWHGVEPGGIAGIYRTYWSLLDRDDPAIVLRTDHKPLLEANAVLTQPLEHQMYLRDIVFTTGIVDDGDHYIVASGEADLACRITYIDKRLFGNGDKD
- a CDS encoding SDR family oxidoreductase gives rise to the protein MTDSADAHTDQPPLTGKRAIITGGTTGIGRAIAVLLASEGVDVFICGRTPEHLDDALARIREVGKGDGMAIDLADDGAVPRFMAAAGDYLGGVDIVVINAAVPAQGLSDMSAAEVRYALAVDFTAYVMSAHAAVETLGESGDIVLIGSMSAHVLGPGSTVYAGIKAGIAGFAEALRRELGPKGIKVSLVEPGKTGADFQYPDIPADKQRKMIAEETMLRAEDIAVGVHYLLSQPRRAVVQQLTIVPRMLDQE
- a CDS encoding glycosyltransferase family 4 protein, whose amino-acid sequence is MSHVPVDKEIVPAPLHRIALIGNSMPRRCGIATFTTHCRDAMAEAFPNLIVDHYAMDDGRGEIDYPADVIRIPQFDAIAYSEAARRIEESGAEAIWLQHEFGIFGGPAGDMILGLLDRTNLPLVSTFHTILESPNPHERRVADALIARSSQIMVMAQRGRDILLSHYDVPDSKIAVIPHGVPDRPHVDPETVKPLFGWQNRPVILTFGLLAPDKGIDVMIRAMPDVVTRHPDALYVVLGATHPNIVREQGGEVLRDELKALACSLGVERNVAFVDRYVEQEELLDQLQAADIYVTPYLNPAQVTSGTLSYAVGMGKPIVSTPYVQAREVLGSDVGCLVPFRDPQAMAQALIALLDDKVLSDTHATRAYAYGRTMIWSELARNVERLLSEARAIQPARLIPRRSYDILAPDLSAVLRMSDATGMFQHGILSVPDRRHGYCIDDNARALILMSQMPALDDKLRDQWMTTYAAFVQYAWNPDRSSFRNFMAFDRSWCEDAGSEDSCGRAVWSLGVTARDAQFEKHRRWAMALFDHSMVAHRALGSPRSKAFLILGASAILDASPGHGLAREMIGTLSADLMTLHATKSEWTWFEDVLAYDNARLPQALLLAGQHLGDKRIIDRGVATLDWLTDKQTAPEGHFRAIGTESFGRAFGHPLPFDQQPLEAQASVEAAATAYGVTKDARWLSVADNAYRWFLGQNDNHMPLATVADGGCYDGLTPHGVNENQGAESILALQLASCAMNAMSNRQYIIPKGDNRDIEMLSA
- a CDS encoding glycoside hydrolase family 130 protein, producing the protein MSEIDALPIHLTANPARVVVRPFHLAWQSKGGAPSRTRRIVDAVLAMDEISVERQLKAVLHDFETRHWHTRRVFMTRYDEIVHLLQLDCTGLSEARRQLLGAYFCHEYSYCAAALMNPSVVPHPDQSGMSRDSCRILISLRAVGEGHISSIAFREGIITHGGELHLAPEPPFATAADAHRDEDHPVDGAVTIFRHPDSTLSGTVIFPITEAQANGLEDLRLVKFHHEDDAPEWLGTYTAYNGRAIQSELMRTRDFRTFDLVPMEGSAARNKGMALFPRKVGGKYMMIGRQDGENLFLITSDRLTRWDEGELLLTPRYPWELVQIGNCGAPIEIDEGWLLLTHGVGAMRQYSIGAVLLDKDDPSKVIARSREPVLTASGDEREGYVPNVVYTCGAMRHGNNIFLPYGIADSSVAFSFVPISDMLDLMD